A window of the Loxodonta africana isolate mLoxAfr1 chromosome 3, mLoxAfr1.hap2, whole genome shotgun sequence genome harbors these coding sequences:
- the PNPLA6 gene encoding patatin-like phospholipase domain-containing protein 6 isoform X3, with product MGTPRPELATASPGAEGGEWDGTQGFSAPREVSAERPCNAQPVPFVPQVLGVMIGAGVAMLVTAVLILLLVRRLRVPKTPAPDGPRYRFRKRDKVLFYGRKIMRKVSQSTSSLVDTSVSTTSRPRMKKKLKMLNIAKKILRIQKEAPTLQRKEPPPAVLEADLTEGDLANSHLPSEVLYMLKNVRVLGHFEKPLFLELCRHMVFQRLCQGDYVFRPGQPDASIYVVQDGLLELCLPGPDGKECVVKEVVPGDSVNSLLSILDVITGHQHPQRTVSARAARDSTVLRLPVEAFSAVFTKYPESLVRVVQIIMVRLQRVTFLALHNYLGLTNELFSHEIQPLRLFPSPGLPTRTSPIRGSKRAIGASTTEELRETPARPPDPSGAPLPGPAGDPVKPTSLEAPSAPLLSRCISMPVDISGLQGGPRSDFDMAYERGRISVSLQEEASGGPQAAPAREPREQPAGACEYSYCEDESATGGCPFGPYQGRQTSSIIEAAKRELAKLMRIEDPSLLNSRVLLHHAKAGTIIARQGDQDVSLHFVLWGCLHVYQRMIDKAEDVCLFVAQPGELVGQLAVLTGEPLIFTLRAQRDCTFLRISKSDFYEIMRAQPSVVLSAAHTVAARMSPFVRQMDFAIDWTAVEAGRALYRQGDRSDCTYIVLNGRLRSVIQRGSGKKELVGEYGRGDLIGVVEALTRQPRATTVHAVRDTELAKLPEGTLGHIKRRYPQVVTRLIHLLSQKILGNLQQLQGPFPAGSGLGVPPHSELTNPASNLATVAVLPVCAEVPMVAFTLELQHALQAIGPTLLLNSDIIRARLGASALDSIQEFRLSGWLAQQEDAHRIVLYQTDASLTPWTLRCLRQADCILIVGLGDQEPTLGQLEQMLENTAVRALKQLVLLHREEGAGPTRTVEWLNMRSWCSGHLHLRCPRRLFSRRSPAKLHELYEKVFSRRADRHSDFSRLARVLTGNTIALVLGGGGARGCSHIGVLKALEEAGVPVDLVGGTSIGSFIGALYAEERSASRTKQRAREWAKSMTSVLEPVLDLTYPVTSMFTGSAFNRSIHRVFQDKQIEDLWLPYFNVTTDITASAMRVHKDGSLWRYVRASMTLSGYLPPLCDPKDGHLLMDGGYINNLPADIARSMGAKTVIAIDVGSQDETDLSTYGDSLSGWWLLWKRLNPWAEKVKVPDMAEIQSRLAYVSCVRQLEVVKSSSYCEYLRPSIDCFKTMDFGKFDQIYDVGYQYGKTVFGAWSRGNVIEKMLTDRRSADLNESRRADVLAFPSSGFTDLAEIVSRIEPPTSYVSDGCADGEESDCLTEYEEDGGPDCSRDEGGSPEGASPSVASEMEEEKSLLRHRRGIPQDPPSSTVDA from the exons ATGGGGACACCAAGGCCCGAGCTGGCTACGGCCTCCCCGGGGGCGGAGGGAGGGGAGTGGGATGGGACCCAAGGCTTCTCGGCCCCCAGGGAGGTCTCTGCCGAGCGACCATGCAATGCGCAGCCAGTGCCCTTCGTCCCGCAGGTACTGGGCGTGATGATCGGGGCCGGAGTCGCGATGCTGGTCACAGCTGTGCTCATCCTCCTGCTGGTGCGGAGGCTGCGAGTGCCGA AAACCCCAGCCCCGGATGGCCCCCGGTATCGATTCCGGAAGAGGGACAAAGTGCTTTTCTATGGCCGGAAGATTATGCGGAAG GTGTCACAGTCCACTTCCTCCTTGGTGGACACCTCAGTCTCCACTACTTCTCGGCCACGCATGAAGAAGAAACTTAAGATGCTCAACATTGCTAAGAA GATCCTgcgcatccagaaagaagcaccAACGTTGCAGCGGAAGGAGCCCCCGCCCGCTGTGCTGGAGGCCGACCTGACAGAGGGCGACCTGGCCAACTCCCACCTGCCCTCTGAGGTGCTCTACATGCTCAAGAACGTCCG GGTGCTGGGCCACTTTGAGAAGCCACTGTTCCTGGAGCTCTGCCGGCACATGGTCTTCCAGCGGCTCTGCCAGGGGGACTACGTCTTCCGGCCAGGCCAGCCCGATGCCAGCATCTATGTGGTCCAAGATGGGCTGCTGGAGCTCTGCCTGCCGGGGCCT GATGGGAAGGAGTGTGTGGTGAAAGAAGTGGTCCCCGGGGACAGCGTCAACAGCCTTCTGAGCATCCTGGACGTCATCACT GGTCACCAGCATCCCCAGCGCACGGTGTCTGCTCGGGCCGCCCGCGACTCCACGGTGCTGCGGCTGCCGGTGGAGGCCTTCTCTGCCGTCTTCACCAAGTACCCCGAGAGCCTGGTGCGGGTCGTGCAG ATCATCATGGTCCGACTGCAGAGGGTCACGTTCCTGGCACTTCACAACTACCTGGGTCTGACCAATGAGCTCTTCAGCCAC GAGATCCAACCACTCCGACTCTTTCCCAGCCCTGGCCTCCCGACCCGCACCAGCCCCATACGTGGCTCCAAGCGGGCAATCGGTGCCTCGACTACTGAAGAACTGAGGGAGACCCCTGCCCGGCCGCCTGACCCCAGTGGGGCCCCACTGCCTGGGCCTGCAG GGGACCCAGTGAAGCCCACCTCCCTGGAAGCACCCTCGGCCCCACTGCTGAGTCGCTGTATCTCCATGCCTGTGGACATCTCAG GTTTGCAGGGTGGCCCCCGTTCGGACTTCGACATGGCATATGAGCGTGGCCGGATCTCCGTGTCCCTGCAAGAAGAGGCCTCAGGAGGACCCCAGGCAGCCCCCGCTCGG GAGCCCCGGGAACAGCCGGCAGGTGCCTGTGAGTACAGCTACTGCGAGGATGAGTCGGCCACTGGCGGCTGCCCCTTTGGGCCCTACCAAGGCCGCCAGACGAGCAGCATCATTGAGGCCGCCAAGCGGGAGCTGGCCAAGCTGATGCGCATTGAG GACCCCTCTCTTCTGAACAGCCGGGTCTTACTGCATCATGCCAAAGCCGGCACCATTATTGCCCGTCAGGGGGACCAG GACGTGAGCTTGCACTTCGTGCTCTGGGGCTGCCTGCACGTGTACCAGCGCATGATTGACAAGGCGGAGGACGTGTGCCTGTTCGTGGCCCAGCCTGGAGAGTTGGTGGGGCAGCTGGCCGTGCTCACGGGGGAGCCCCTCATCTTTACACTCCGTGCCCAGCGCGACTGCACCTTCCTGCGCATCTCCAAGTCCGACTTTTATGA GATCATGCGTGCACAGCCCAGTGTGGTACTGAGCGCTGCGCACACGGTGGCTGCAAGGATGTCGCCCTTCGTGCGCCAGATGGACTTCGCCATCGACTGGACTGCAGTGGAGGCAGGACGCGCACTGTACAG GCAGGGCGACCGCTCTGACTGCACCTACATTGTGCTCAATGGGCGTCTGCGTAGCGTCATTCAGCGCGGCAGCGGCAAGAAGGAGCTGGTGGGCGAGTACGGGCGCGGCGACCTCATTGGCGTG GTGGAGGCGCTGACCCGGCAGCCGCGGGCAACGACAGTACACGCAGTGCGAGACACGGAGTTGGCCAAGCTCCCCGAGGGCACTTTGGGCCACATCAAGCGGCGGTACCCACAG GTCGTGACTCGCCTCATCCACTTGCTGAGCCAGAAAATTCTCGGGAATTTACAGCAGCTACAGGGACCCTTCCCAG CAGGCTCGGGGCTGGGTGTTCCCCCGCACTCGGAGCTCACCAACCCAGCCAGCAACCTGGCCACTGTGGCCGTCCTGCCTGTGTGTGCCGAGGTGCCCATGGTGGCCTTCACGTTGGAGCTACAGCATGCTTTGCAAGCCATTG GCCCCACACTCCTCCTAAACAGTGACATCATCCGGGCCCGTCTGGGGGCCTCTGCGCTGGATAG catcCAGGAGTTCCGGCTTTCGGGGTGGCTGGCGCAGCAGGAGGACGCGCATCGCATCGTGCTCTACCAGACAGACGCGTCGCTGACGCCCTGGACCCTGCGCTGCCTGCGCCAGGCTGACTGCATCCTCATCGTGGGACTGGGCGACCAGGAGCCCACTCTTGGCCAG CTGGAGCAGATGTTGGAGAACACAGCCGTGCGTGCCCTGAAACAGCTCGTCCTGCTGCACCGGGAGGAAGGTGCAGGCCCCACGCGCACCGTCGAGTGGCTCAACATGCGCAGCTGGTGCTCAGGGCACCTGCACCTGCGCTGTCCGCGCCGCCTCTTCTCGCGCCGCAGCCCAGCCAAGCTG CACGAGCTCTACGAGAAGGTGTTCTCGCGGCGCGCGGACCGCCACAGCGACTTCTCTCGCCTGGCGAGGGTGCTCACAGGAAACACCATCGCCCTGGTgctgggcgggggcggggccag ggGCTGCTCGCACATCGGGGTGCTGAAGGCATTAGAGGAGGCGGGGGTGCCGGTCGACTTGGTGGGCGGCACGTCCATCGGCTCCTTCATCGGGGCCCTGTATGCGGAGGAGCGCAGCGCGAGCCGCACTAAGCAGCGGGCTCGGGAGTGGGctaag AGCATGACTTCGGTGCTGGAGCCCGTGCTGGATCTCACATACCCTGTCACCTCCATGTTCACGGGGTCAGCCTTCAACCGCAGCATCCACCGCGTCTTCCAGGATAAGCAGATTGAG GATCTGTGGTTGCCATACTTCAATGTAACAACAGATATCACCGCCTCGGCCATGCGTGTCCACAAAGATG GCTCCCTGTGGCGGTATGTGCGTGCCAGCATGACGCTCTCGGGCTACCTGCCCCCTCTGTGCGACCCGAAAGATGGCCACCTGCTCATGGACGGCGGCTACATCAACAACCTGCCAG CGGACATCGCCCGCAGCATGGGCGCCAAAACGGTCATCGCCATTGACGTGGGCAGCCAGGACGAGACAGACCTCAGCACCTACGGGGACAGCCTGTCTGGGTGGTGGCTGCTGTGGAAGCGGCTCAACCCCTGGGCAGAAAAGGTCAAGGTCCCAGATATGGCCGAGATCCAGTCCCGCCTGGCCTATGTGTCCTGTGTGCGGCAGCTGGAGGTTGTCAAGTCCAGCTCCTATTGCGAGTATCTGCGCCCATCCATCGACTGCTTCAAGACCATGGACTTCGGGAAGTTTGATCAGATCTAT GATGTGGGCTACCAGTATGGGAAGACTGTGTTCGGGGCCTGGAGCCGTGGCAACGTCATTGAGAAGATGCTCACAGACCGGCGGTCTGCAGACCTCAACGAGAGCCGCCGCGCAGAC GTTCTCGCCTTCCCCAGCTCTGGCTTCACCGACCTGGCGGAGATTGTGTCTCGGATCGAGCCCCCCACAAGCTATGTTTCTGACGGCTGTGCTGATG GGGAGGAGTCGGATTGCCTGACAGAGTACGAGGAGGATGGAGGCCCCGACTGCTCGCGGGACGAAGGGGGCTCCCCCGAGGGCGCAAGCCCCAGTGTGGCCTCCGAGATG GAGGAGGAGAAGTCCCTTCTCCGGCACCGGCGCGGCATACCCCAGGACCCTCCCAGCTCCACCGTGGACGCCTGA
- the PNPLA6 gene encoding patatin-like phospholipase domain-containing protein 6 isoform X5, whose translation MGTPRPELATASPGAEGGEWDGTQGFSAPREVSAERPCNAQPVPFVPQVLGVMIGAGVAMLVTAVLILLLVRRLRVPKTPAPDGPRYRFRKRDKVLFYGRKIMRKVSQSTSSLVDTSVSTTSRPRMKKKLKMLNIAKKILRIQKEAPTLQRKEPPPAVLEADLTEGDLANSHLPSEVLYMLKNVRVLGHFEKPLFLELCRHMVFQRLCQGDYVFRPGQPDASIYVVQDGLLELCLPGPDGKECVVKEVVPGDSVNSLLSILDVITGHQHPQRTVSARAARDSTVLRLPVEAFSAVFTKYPESLVRVVQIIMVRLQRVTFLALHNYLGLTNELFSHEIQPLRLFPSPGLPTRTSPIRGSKRAIGASTTEELRETPARPPDPSGAPLPGPAGDPVKPTSLEAPSAPLLSRCISMPVDISGLQGGPRSDFDMAYERGRISVSLQEEASGGPQAAPARPAGACEYSYCEDESATGGCPFGPYQGRQTSSIIEAAKRELAKLMRIEDPSLLNSRVLLHHAKAGTIIARQGDQDVSLHFVLWGCLHVYQRMIDKAEDVCLFVAQPGELVGQLAVLTGEPLIFTLRAQRDCTFLRISKSDFYEIMRAQPSVVLSAAHTVAARMSPFVRQMDFAIDWTAVEAGRALYRQGDRSDCTYIVLNGRLRSVIQRGSGKKELVGEYGRGDLIGVVEALTRQPRATTVHAVRDTELAKLPEGTLGHIKRRYPQVVTRLIHLLSQKILGNLQQLQGPFPAGSGLGVPPHSELTNPASNLATVAVLPVCAEVPMVAFTLELQHALQAIGPTLLLNSDIIRARLGASALDSIQEFRLSGWLAQQEDAHRIVLYQTDASLTPWTLRCLRQADCILIVGLGDQEPTLGQLEQMLENTAVRALKQLVLLHREEGAGPTRTVEWLNMRSWCSGHLHLRCPRRLFSRRSPAKLHELYEKVFSRRADRHSDFSRLARVLTGNTIALVLGGGGARGCSHIGVLKALEEAGVPVDLVGGTSIGSFIGALYAEERSASRTKQRAREWAKSMTSVLEPVLDLTYPVTSMFTGSAFNRSIHRVFQDKQIEDLWLPYFNVTTDITASAMRVHKDGSLWRYVRASMTLSGYLPPLCDPKDGHLLMDGGYINNLPADIARSMGAKTVIAIDVGSQDETDLSTYGDSLSGWWLLWKRLNPWAEKVKVPDMAEIQSRLAYVSCVRQLEVVKSSSYCEYLRPSIDCFKTMDFGKFDQIYDVGYQYGKTVFGAWSRGNVIEKMLTDRRSADLNESRRADVLAFPSSGFTDLAEIVSRIEPPTSYVSDGCADGEESDCLTEYEEDGGPDCSRDEGGSPEGASPSVASEMEEEKSLLRHRRGIPQDPPSSTVDA comes from the exons ATGGGGACACCAAGGCCCGAGCTGGCTACGGCCTCCCCGGGGGCGGAGGGAGGGGAGTGGGATGGGACCCAAGGCTTCTCGGCCCCCAGGGAGGTCTCTGCCGAGCGACCATGCAATGCGCAGCCAGTGCCCTTCGTCCCGCAGGTACTGGGCGTGATGATCGGGGCCGGAGTCGCGATGCTGGTCACAGCTGTGCTCATCCTCCTGCTGGTGCGGAGGCTGCGAGTGCCGA AAACCCCAGCCCCGGATGGCCCCCGGTATCGATTCCGGAAGAGGGACAAAGTGCTTTTCTATGGCCGGAAGATTATGCGGAAG GTGTCACAGTCCACTTCCTCCTTGGTGGACACCTCAGTCTCCACTACTTCTCGGCCACGCATGAAGAAGAAACTTAAGATGCTCAACATTGCTAAGAA GATCCTgcgcatccagaaagaagcaccAACGTTGCAGCGGAAGGAGCCCCCGCCCGCTGTGCTGGAGGCCGACCTGACAGAGGGCGACCTGGCCAACTCCCACCTGCCCTCTGAGGTGCTCTACATGCTCAAGAACGTCCG GGTGCTGGGCCACTTTGAGAAGCCACTGTTCCTGGAGCTCTGCCGGCACATGGTCTTCCAGCGGCTCTGCCAGGGGGACTACGTCTTCCGGCCAGGCCAGCCCGATGCCAGCATCTATGTGGTCCAAGATGGGCTGCTGGAGCTCTGCCTGCCGGGGCCT GATGGGAAGGAGTGTGTGGTGAAAGAAGTGGTCCCCGGGGACAGCGTCAACAGCCTTCTGAGCATCCTGGACGTCATCACT GGTCACCAGCATCCCCAGCGCACGGTGTCTGCTCGGGCCGCCCGCGACTCCACGGTGCTGCGGCTGCCGGTGGAGGCCTTCTCTGCCGTCTTCACCAAGTACCCCGAGAGCCTGGTGCGGGTCGTGCAG ATCATCATGGTCCGACTGCAGAGGGTCACGTTCCTGGCACTTCACAACTACCTGGGTCTGACCAATGAGCTCTTCAGCCAC GAGATCCAACCACTCCGACTCTTTCCCAGCCCTGGCCTCCCGACCCGCACCAGCCCCATACGTGGCTCCAAGCGGGCAATCGGTGCCTCGACTACTGAAGAACTGAGGGAGACCCCTGCCCGGCCGCCTGACCCCAGTGGGGCCCCACTGCCTGGGCCTGCAG GGGACCCAGTGAAGCCCACCTCCCTGGAAGCACCCTCGGCCCCACTGCTGAGTCGCTGTATCTCCATGCCTGTGGACATCTCAG GTTTGCAGGGTGGCCCCCGTTCGGACTTCGACATGGCATATGAGCGTGGCCGGATCTCCGTGTCCCTGCAAGAAGAGGCCTCAGGAGGACCCCAGGCAGCCCCCGCTCGG CCGGCAGGTGCCTGTGAGTACAGCTACTGCGAGGATGAGTCGGCCACTGGCGGCTGCCCCTTTGGGCCCTACCAAGGCCGCCAGACGAGCAGCATCATTGAGGCCGCCAAGCGGGAGCTGGCCAAGCTGATGCGCATTGAG GACCCCTCTCTTCTGAACAGCCGGGTCTTACTGCATCATGCCAAAGCCGGCACCATTATTGCCCGTCAGGGGGACCAG GACGTGAGCTTGCACTTCGTGCTCTGGGGCTGCCTGCACGTGTACCAGCGCATGATTGACAAGGCGGAGGACGTGTGCCTGTTCGTGGCCCAGCCTGGAGAGTTGGTGGGGCAGCTGGCCGTGCTCACGGGGGAGCCCCTCATCTTTACACTCCGTGCCCAGCGCGACTGCACCTTCCTGCGCATCTCCAAGTCCGACTTTTATGA GATCATGCGTGCACAGCCCAGTGTGGTACTGAGCGCTGCGCACACGGTGGCTGCAAGGATGTCGCCCTTCGTGCGCCAGATGGACTTCGCCATCGACTGGACTGCAGTGGAGGCAGGACGCGCACTGTACAG GCAGGGCGACCGCTCTGACTGCACCTACATTGTGCTCAATGGGCGTCTGCGTAGCGTCATTCAGCGCGGCAGCGGCAAGAAGGAGCTGGTGGGCGAGTACGGGCGCGGCGACCTCATTGGCGTG GTGGAGGCGCTGACCCGGCAGCCGCGGGCAACGACAGTACACGCAGTGCGAGACACGGAGTTGGCCAAGCTCCCCGAGGGCACTTTGGGCCACATCAAGCGGCGGTACCCACAG GTCGTGACTCGCCTCATCCACTTGCTGAGCCAGAAAATTCTCGGGAATTTACAGCAGCTACAGGGACCCTTCCCAG CAGGCTCGGGGCTGGGTGTTCCCCCGCACTCGGAGCTCACCAACCCAGCCAGCAACCTGGCCACTGTGGCCGTCCTGCCTGTGTGTGCCGAGGTGCCCATGGTGGCCTTCACGTTGGAGCTACAGCATGCTTTGCAAGCCATTG GCCCCACACTCCTCCTAAACAGTGACATCATCCGGGCCCGTCTGGGGGCCTCTGCGCTGGATAG catcCAGGAGTTCCGGCTTTCGGGGTGGCTGGCGCAGCAGGAGGACGCGCATCGCATCGTGCTCTACCAGACAGACGCGTCGCTGACGCCCTGGACCCTGCGCTGCCTGCGCCAGGCTGACTGCATCCTCATCGTGGGACTGGGCGACCAGGAGCCCACTCTTGGCCAG CTGGAGCAGATGTTGGAGAACACAGCCGTGCGTGCCCTGAAACAGCTCGTCCTGCTGCACCGGGAGGAAGGTGCAGGCCCCACGCGCACCGTCGAGTGGCTCAACATGCGCAGCTGGTGCTCAGGGCACCTGCACCTGCGCTGTCCGCGCCGCCTCTTCTCGCGCCGCAGCCCAGCCAAGCTG CACGAGCTCTACGAGAAGGTGTTCTCGCGGCGCGCGGACCGCCACAGCGACTTCTCTCGCCTGGCGAGGGTGCTCACAGGAAACACCATCGCCCTGGTgctgggcgggggcggggccag ggGCTGCTCGCACATCGGGGTGCTGAAGGCATTAGAGGAGGCGGGGGTGCCGGTCGACTTGGTGGGCGGCACGTCCATCGGCTCCTTCATCGGGGCCCTGTATGCGGAGGAGCGCAGCGCGAGCCGCACTAAGCAGCGGGCTCGGGAGTGGGctaag AGCATGACTTCGGTGCTGGAGCCCGTGCTGGATCTCACATACCCTGTCACCTCCATGTTCACGGGGTCAGCCTTCAACCGCAGCATCCACCGCGTCTTCCAGGATAAGCAGATTGAG GATCTGTGGTTGCCATACTTCAATGTAACAACAGATATCACCGCCTCGGCCATGCGTGTCCACAAAGATG GCTCCCTGTGGCGGTATGTGCGTGCCAGCATGACGCTCTCGGGCTACCTGCCCCCTCTGTGCGACCCGAAAGATGGCCACCTGCTCATGGACGGCGGCTACATCAACAACCTGCCAG CGGACATCGCCCGCAGCATGGGCGCCAAAACGGTCATCGCCATTGACGTGGGCAGCCAGGACGAGACAGACCTCAGCACCTACGGGGACAGCCTGTCTGGGTGGTGGCTGCTGTGGAAGCGGCTCAACCCCTGGGCAGAAAAGGTCAAGGTCCCAGATATGGCCGAGATCCAGTCCCGCCTGGCCTATGTGTCCTGTGTGCGGCAGCTGGAGGTTGTCAAGTCCAGCTCCTATTGCGAGTATCTGCGCCCATCCATCGACTGCTTCAAGACCATGGACTTCGGGAAGTTTGATCAGATCTAT GATGTGGGCTACCAGTATGGGAAGACTGTGTTCGGGGCCTGGAGCCGTGGCAACGTCATTGAGAAGATGCTCACAGACCGGCGGTCTGCAGACCTCAACGAGAGCCGCCGCGCAGAC GTTCTCGCCTTCCCCAGCTCTGGCTTCACCGACCTGGCGGAGATTGTGTCTCGGATCGAGCCCCCCACAAGCTATGTTTCTGACGGCTGTGCTGATG GGGAGGAGTCGGATTGCCTGACAGAGTACGAGGAGGATGGAGGCCCCGACTGCTCGCGGGACGAAGGGGGCTCCCCCGAGGGCGCAAGCCCCAGTGTGGCCTCCGAGATG GAGGAGGAGAAGTCCCTTCTCCGGCACCGGCGCGGCATACCCCAGGACCCTCCCAGCTCCACCGTGGACGCCTGA